In the genome of Xanthobacteraceae bacterium, one region contains:
- a CDS encoding feruloyl-CoA synthase gives MPEPVRRENSREHDVPVRNVRLGSLEPAVERRADGVIYLKCKAPLAAYPDKITERLDHWARETPENIFMAERAGEGWRESSYVQTRRIARNIGEALLQRNLSAERPIVILSGNGLDHQFLSLGALYAGIPYAPVSPAYSLVSQDFAKLREIFTLLTPGLVFVSDGAMFAKAIEAVVPEGVEIVVVKNPVPARPCTLFGDLMQAEAGEALETAHAKIGPDTIAKFLFTSGSTGVPKAVINTQRMLCANQVMLRSALAFFQDEPPVTLDWAPWHHTAGGNHDVGLVLYNGGTFYIDEGKPAPGAIEATVRNLRDVACTWYFNVPKGYEVLIPYLRADKALRETFFSKLKVLWFAGAALSQPVFDAMKELAVETCGERIPFLTGLGSTETAPFALGRMWDSEHSTNMGLPAPGIELKLVPAQGKLEARLRGPNITPGYWRQPELTKAAFDEEGFYRLGDALKFEDPTHPEKGLLFDGRLTEDFKLSTGTWVSVGPLRTQIMNRFQPYMRDVVLAGENENEITALGVPDMPAIRALHPELDKSLSDAEVLAAKPVRVRVQERLRAFIRDSTGSSNCLIRVLLLDEPPSMDAGEMTDKGSLNQRALLARRAHLVKELYASPPSVRVIAAEGN, from the coding sequence ATGCCGGAGCCGGTGCGCCGGGAAAATTCGCGGGAGCACGATGTGCCCGTGCGCAACGTACGGCTTGGTTCGCTCGAACCAGCAGTCGAGCGGCGTGCCGACGGCGTGATCTATTTGAAATGCAAGGCGCCGCTGGCAGCCTATCCGGACAAGATCACCGAACGGCTCGATCACTGGGCGCGCGAAACGCCGGAAAACATATTCATGGCGGAGCGTGCGGGCGAAGGCTGGCGCGAGAGCAGCTATGTGCAGACGCGCCGTATTGCCCGCAACATCGGCGAAGCGCTGCTGCAGCGGAATCTTTCCGCGGAGAGGCCGATCGTTATCCTTTCCGGCAACGGCCTCGACCATCAATTCCTGAGCCTCGGCGCGCTTTATGCGGGGATTCCCTACGCGCCGGTTTCTCCTGCCTATTCGCTGGTCTCGCAGGATTTCGCGAAGCTGCGCGAAATCTTCACGCTGCTGACGCCGGGCCTTGTCTTCGTCAGCGACGGGGCGATGTTCGCGAAAGCAATCGAAGCCGTCGTGCCGGAAGGCGTCGAGATCGTCGTCGTGAAGAACCCGGTTCCGGCGCGCCCCTGCACGCTGTTCGGTGACCTGATGCAAGCCGAGGCGGGCGAGGCGCTGGAAACGGCGCACGCGAAGATCGGCCCCGATACCATTGCGAAGTTTCTTTTCACTTCCGGTTCGACCGGCGTGCCGAAGGCGGTCATCAACACGCAGCGTATGCTGTGCGCCAATCAGGTGATGTTGCGCTCCGCGCTTGCGTTCTTTCAGGATGAGCCGCCGGTGACGCTGGACTGGGCGCCATGGCACCACACTGCGGGCGGCAATCACGATGTCGGCCTCGTATTGTATAACGGCGGCACGTTCTACATCGACGAAGGCAAACCCGCGCCGGGCGCAATCGAAGCCACCGTACGCAACCTGCGCGACGTCGCCTGCACCTGGTACTTCAATGTGCCGAAAGGCTACGAGGTGCTGATCCCGTATCTGCGCGCCGACAAGGCATTGCGCGAAACGTTCTTCAGCAAGCTGAAAGTGCTGTGGTTCGCGGGCGCGGCGCTGTCGCAGCCGGTATTCGACGCGATGAAGGAACTGGCGGTCGAAACCTGCGGCGAGCGTATTCCGTTTCTCACCGGCCTCGGCTCCACCGAAACCGCGCCGTTCGCGCTGGGCCGCATGTGGGACAGCGAGCACTCGACCAACATGGGCCTGCCCGCGCCGGGCATCGAACTGAAACTCGTCCCCGCGCAGGGCAAGCTCGAAGCGCGGCTGCGTGGGCCGAACATTACGCCCGGCTACTGGCGGCAGCCGGAACTGACGAAGGCAGCTTTCGACGAGGAAGGATTCTATCGCCTCGGCGACGCGCTCAAATTCGAGGACCCGACCCACCCGGAGAAAGGCCTGCTGTTCGACGGGCGGCTCACCGAAGATTTCAAACTGTCTACCGGAACCTGGGTGAGCGTCGGCCCTCTGCGCACGCAGATCATGAACCGCTTCCAGCCCTATATGCGCGACGTCGTGCTTGCGGGCGAGAACGAAAACGAAATCACCGCCCTCGGCGTGCCCGACATGCCGGCGATCCGCGCGTTGCATCCCGAACTCGATAAAAGCCTTTCCGACGCGGAAGTGCTTGCCGCGAAGCCCGTGCGCGTGCGCGTACAGGAGCGCCTCCGCGCTTTCATTCGCGACAGCACCGGCAGCTCGAATTGCCTGATTCGCGTCCTGCTGCTGGACGAGCCGCCGTCGATGGACGCGGGCGAGATGACCGACAAAGGCTCGCTCAACCAGCGCGCACTGCTCGCGCGCCGCGCGCATTTGGTGAAAGAACTCTATGCAAGCCCGCCGTCCGTGCGGGTGATCGCAGCGGAAGGAAACTGA
- a CDS encoding SDR family NAD(P)-dependent oxidoreductase: MDVKGHAALVTGGGSGLGAATAAALAAAGAKVALLDVNLDAAKAHAEKIGAIAIKCDVSDSDSAVAAVKEAREKNGVARVLINCAGIGTPKKILGREGPQPLADFDRVIRINLIGSFNLMRLMAADLQNAEALADGERGVIISTASVAAYEGQIGQAAYAASKGGIVGLTLPAARELAQFGIRVLAIAPGIFLTPMLLGLSEDVQRSLAASVPFPKLLGKPEQYAALAMEMVRNTYLNGEVVRIDGALRMAPK; the protein is encoded by the coding sequence ATGGATGTAAAAGGACACGCCGCGCTCGTAACGGGCGGAGGCTCCGGTCTCGGCGCGGCCACCGCCGCCGCACTGGCCGCCGCTGGCGCGAAGGTCGCGCTGCTCGACGTCAATCTGGATGCCGCGAAAGCGCATGCCGAAAAGATCGGTGCGATCGCCATCAAGTGCGACGTATCCGATTCCGATAGCGCTGTCGCCGCCGTGAAGGAAGCGCGCGAGAAGAATGGTGTCGCGCGCGTGCTCATCAACTGCGCCGGCATCGGCACGCCGAAGAAGATTCTCGGCCGCGAAGGCCCGCAGCCGCTCGCCGATTTCGACCGCGTGATCCGCATCAACCTGATCGGTTCGTTCAACCTGATGCGCCTGATGGCTGCCGATTTGCAGAACGCGGAAGCGCTCGCCGACGGCGAACGCGGCGTCATCATCTCGACCGCCTCGGTCGCGGCTTACGAAGGCCAGATCGGTCAGGCGGCTTATGCCGCGTCGAAGGGCGGCATCGTCGGCCTCACGTTGCCGGCGGCGCGCGAGCTTGCGCAGTTCGGCATCCGCGTGCTTGCAATTGCGCCGGGCATTTTCCTTACGCCGATGTTGCTTGGCCTTTCGGAAGACGTGCAGCGCAGCCTTGCCGCCTCGGTGCCGTTCCCGAAACTGCTCGGCAAGCCGGAACAGTATGCCGCGCTCGCGATGGAGATGGTGCGCAACACTTATCTCAATGGCGAAGTGGTGCGTATCGACGGCGCGCTCCGCATGGCGCCCAAATAA
- a CDS encoding cobalamin-binding protein, with amino-acid sequence MTAFPPRRIVCLTEETVETLYLLGEEARIVGVSGYAVRPARVRREKPRVSAFISADVPKILALEPDLVLTFSDLQAEIAASLIKSGIAVHAFNHRTVDGIFGMIVTVAALVGEPAKGARLNSELRERLDAAKAFAASLPLRPRVYFEEWDEPPITGIGWVSELIEAAGGVECFPELAGKSLAKDRIIAEADVIAARPDIIIGSWCGKKFRPEKVAARAGYAVIPAVRDGFVREIKSALILQPGPAALTDGLDGIAAIIGEWAALQHG; translated from the coding sequence ATGACCGCCTTTCCGCCCCGCAGAATCGTCTGCCTGACCGAGGAAACGGTCGAAACACTCTATCTGCTCGGCGAGGAGGCGCGGATCGTGGGGGTTTCCGGCTACGCGGTGCGTCCTGCCCGTGTCCGCCGGGAGAAGCCGCGCGTCTCGGCGTTCATCTCGGCTGACGTTCCAAAAATTCTCGCCCTCGAACCAGACCTGGTCCTGACCTTCTCCGATTTGCAGGCCGAGATCGCGGCCAGCCTCATCAAGTCCGGCATTGCCGTGCATGCCTTCAACCACCGGACCGTGGACGGCATCTTCGGAATGATCGTGACCGTGGCGGCGCTGGTGGGCGAACCCGCCAAAGGCGCGCGGCTGAACAGCGAATTGCGCGAACGGCTGGATGCGGCGAAAGCCTTTGCCGCAAGCCTTCCCCTGCGACCGCGGGTCTATTTCGAGGAATGGGACGAGCCGCCGATCACGGGCATCGGCTGGGTATCCGAACTGATCGAGGCAGCGGGCGGCGTGGAGTGCTTCCCCGAACTCGCCGGAAAATCGCTCGCGAAGGACCGCATCATCGCGGAAGCCGACGTGATCGCGGCACGGCCCGACATCATCATCGGCTCATGGTGCGGGAAGAAATTCCGCCCCGAAAAGGTTGCGGCGCGCGCGGGCTATGCCGTAATCCCGGCGGTGCGTGACGGGTTCGTGCGCGAGATCAAATCGGCGCTGATCCTGCAACCCGGCCCGGCGGCACTGACCGATGGGCTGGATGGCATCGCCGCGATCATCGGCGAATGGGCGGCGCTCCAGCACGGTTGA
- the mobB gene encoding molybdopterin-guanine dinucleotide biosynthesis protein B: MRIIGLAGWSGSGKTTLVARVIPVLVGRGISVSTVKHAHKGFDVDLPGKDSHRHRTAGATEVFVTSGIRWAHIRELRNEPEPDLEDIVKIMNPVDLLIVEGFKRHRHPKLEIHRAEVGKPLLHPDDEYIVAIASDGPLPQAKVPVISLDDIEKVADVLTAEAMPAERMRGAAR; encoded by the coding sequence ATGCGCATCATCGGTCTTGCCGGCTGGAGCGGTTCGGGAAAAACGACACTGGTGGCGCGGGTCATCCCCGTGCTGGTCGGCCGGGGCATTTCCGTTTCCACCGTGAAGCACGCGCACAAGGGCTTCGACGTCGATCTGCCGGGGAAGGATTCGCACCGGCACCGCACCGCCGGGGCCACCGAAGTCTTCGTCACGTCGGGCATCCGCTGGGCGCATATCCGCGAATTGCGGAACGAGCCGGAACCCGACCTGGAAGACATCGTGAAGATCATGAACCCGGTCGATCTCCTGATCGTGGAAGGATTCAAGCGGCACCGCCACCCGAAACTGGAAATCCACCGCGCCGAAGTGGGCAAGCCGCTGCTGCATCCGGACGACGAGTATATCGTCGCGATTGCGTCCGACGGCCCGCTCCCGCAAGCAAAAGTGCCCGTGATTTCGCTCGACGACATCGAGAAGGTCGCGGACGTACTGACCGCCGAGGCGATGCCTGCCGAGCGAATGCGCGGCGCCGCGCGCTGA
- a CDS encoding amidohydrolase family protein codes for MFDAHLHYNWEPKPYYNVEQVLEIFKRNNIKGILATSRPNVGTVALVEAKQSDVWVVPFIRQYKTRADIPTWFNDPSIYEMVLEEYKRGYYRGVGEFHIYGKAAASEYAAKLVRFAVEKDLYIHAHCDEQALEILFSHDKGARIIWAHTGFSTSPADLKALFKKYPTLMGELSFRGGITDSSGNLTPEWRELFTTHSDRFLLGTDTWITERWFQYDNLIKNYRNWLGQLPKEHADKIAFGNAERLFRSEKKQ; via the coding sequence ATCTTCGACGCGCACCTGCACTACAACTGGGAACCGAAGCCTTATTATAATGTCGAGCAGGTGCTCGAAATCTTCAAACGCAACAACATCAAGGGCATCCTTGCCACCAGCCGCCCGAATGTCGGCACCGTCGCGCTGGTGGAAGCGAAGCAGAGCGACGTCTGGGTGGTGCCGTTCATCAGGCAATACAAGACGCGCGCCGATATTCCGACCTGGTTCAACGACCCGTCGATCTACGAGATGGTGCTCGAAGAATACAAGCGCGGCTATTATCGCGGCGTCGGCGAATTCCATATCTACGGCAAGGCCGCCGCCAGCGAGTATGCGGCGAAGCTGGTGCGCTTCGCGGTCGAGAAGGATCTCTATATCCATGCGCATTGCGACGAGCAGGCGCTGGAGATTTTGTTTTCGCACGACAAGGGCGCGCGCATCATCTGGGCGCATACGGGCTTTTCCACCTCGCCCGCCGACCTGAAAGCATTGTTCAAGAAATATCCGACGCTGATGGGCGAGCTTTCGTTCCGTGGAGGCATCACGGACTCGTCCGGCAACCTGACGCCGGAATGGCGCGAGCTGTTCACCACCCATTCCGACCGCTTCCTGCTCGGCACGGATACGTGGATCACCGAACGCTGGTTCCAGTACGACAACCTGATCAAGAATTACCGCAACTGGCTCGGCCAGCTCCCGAAAGAGCACGCCGACAAAATCGCGTTCGGCAATGCCGAGCGCCTGTTCCGTTCCGAGAAGAAACAATGA
- a CDS encoding acyl-CoA thioesterase yields the protein MFVNRRLVRIEWGDCDPAGIVFYPRYFAMFDHSTAMLLEAATGLTKYQMRERYDFVGFPMVDTGAKFIIPSKFGDDIVIESAVESFGRSSFNVIHKVWKGDALAIEARETRVWAGRHPDDPSRMKSKPVPDEIVARLLGRTTIDV from the coding sequence ATGTTCGTCAATCGCAGGCTGGTGCGGATCGAGTGGGGCGACTGCGACCCCGCGGGCATCGTGTTCTACCCGCGTTACTTTGCGATGTTCGATCACTCGACCGCGATGCTGCTCGAAGCCGCGACCGGCCTGACGAAGTACCAGATGCGCGAGCGCTACGATTTCGTCGGCTTCCCGATGGTCGATACCGGCGCGAAGTTCATCATCCCCTCGAAGTTCGGCGACGACATCGTGATTGAGTCGGCGGTGGAGAGCTTCGGCCGGTCGAGCTTCAACGTGATCCACAAGGTCTGGAAGGGCGACGCGCTGGCAATCGAAGCGCGCGAGACGCGGGTCTGGGCGGGCAGACATCCCGACGATCCGTCGCGGATGAAATCAAAGCCGGTCCCTGATGAGATCGTCGCCCGGCTGCTCGGCCGCACCACCATCGACGTCTAG
- a CDS encoding thiolase family protein, translating to MTAKGLSASWNDVWLVDGVRTPFVDYTGALSQVSPTDLGIKAARAVFAKTSISPEDTGIVVTGNMAQASFDAYMLPRHVGLYSGVPIEVPAHMVQRVCGTGIEVIMQAADAITHRGANLALCVGAESMSRNPVANYTSRSGFRMGQVEFRDFLWEALLDPAADVTMGHTAENLAQKYQITRAEVDAFAARSFERALSAQQSGFLAGEITPVITEQFAREGYNARGIKLSGKIDAVKDDTHIRPSPVEQLAKIRPAFGGVQTGGNSSAIVDGAAAALVASGDYIKKNGKTPLARVVAGAAVGCPPEIMGIGPVPAIKAVLEKAGLKLSDIDRFEINEAFGAQVMACARELGLDENKLNVNGGAIAIGHPLGATGVRLSVTLARELSRTGLRYGIASACIGGGQGIALLVENMNAKQSRMN from the coding sequence ATGACGGCAAAGGGATTGAGCGCAAGCTGGAACGATGTGTGGCTGGTCGACGGCGTGCGCACGCCGTTCGTCGATTACACTGGTGCGCTGTCGCAGGTTTCGCCGACCGACCTCGGCATCAAGGCCGCGCGCGCGGTTTTCGCGAAGACTTCCATCTCTCCCGAAGACACCGGCATTGTCGTCACCGGCAACATGGCGCAGGCGAGTTTCGACGCCTACATGCTGCCGCGCCATGTCGGTCTTTACTCCGGCGTGCCGATCGAGGTGCCCGCACACATGGTGCAGCGCGTATGCGGCACAGGCATCGAAGTCATCATGCAGGCGGCGGACGCAATCACGCATCGCGGCGCGAACCTCGCGCTCTGCGTCGGTGCGGAATCCATGAGCCGCAATCCGGTCGCGAACTACACTTCGCGCAGCGGTTTCCGCATGGGGCAGGTTGAGTTCAGGGACTTCCTCTGGGAAGCGCTGCTCGATCCTGCCGCCGATGTCACGATGGGTCACACGGCGGAGAACCTCGCGCAGAAATACCAGATCACGCGCGCGGAAGTGGATGCCTTCGCCGCGCGTTCCTTCGAGCGCGCCTTGAGTGCGCAACAAAGCGGTTTCCTCGCAGGTGAGATTACGCCGGTCATCACGGAGCAATTCGCCCGCGAGGGCTACAATGCACGCGGCATCAAGCTCTCCGGCAAGATCGACGCGGTGAAGGACGATACGCATATTCGCCCGTCGCCGGTCGAACAGCTCGCGAAGATCCGTCCCGCTTTCGGCGGCGTGCAGACCGGCGGCAATTCTTCCGCCATCGTCGATGGTGCGGCTGCCGCACTGGTCGCATCCGGCGATTACATAAAGAAGAACGGCAAGACGCCGCTTGCGCGCGTCGTTGCCGGTGCGGCGGTCGGTTGCCCGCCGGAGATCATGGGCATCGGGCCTGTGCCTGCGATCAAGGCGGTGCTGGAAAAAGCCGGACTCAAGCTGTCCGACATAGATCGCTTCGAGATCAACGAAGCATTCGGCGCGCAGGTCATGGCCTGTGCGCGCGAACTCGGCCTCGACGAGAACAAGCTCAACGTGAACGGCGGCGCCATCGCTATCGGTCATCCGCTGGGCGCAACCGGCGTGCGGCTTTCCGTGACGCTGGCGCGCGAACTGTCGCGCACGGGCTTGCGTTACGGCATCGCATCGGCTTGCATCGGGGGCGGGCAGGGCATCGCGCTGCTCGTCGAAAACATGAACGCCAAACAGTCACGGATGAATTGA
- a CDS encoding dihydrodipicolinate synthase family protein, translated as MNLAQGVWPPAATPFREDRSVDLERYLAFCHELLREGAHGLAVLGTTSEANSLDFDERKSLLEKLAASGIDPARLLPGTGASSFGDAVKLTKHAAELGVKGSLLLPPFYYKGVTDEGLFDFVSEVIARVNNKRLQIYLYNFPQQTGLVWSLPLIQRLREALPETVVGIKDSSGDVAYLNALLENLPGFSIFPSSESLLVEAMGKGAAGCISATANTHVKEIRALFDGWKSPDIASKHQRADTIRKLIASYPLISAVKAVLAQRYDHRGWERVRPPLVPLTPAQRDELRQRLAAIENT; from the coding sequence ATGAATCTTGCGCAAGGTGTCTGGCCTCCCGCGGCAACGCCGTTCCGGGAGGACCGCTCCGTCGATCTGGAGCGCTATCTCGCATTCTGCCACGAGCTGTTGCGCGAAGGCGCACACGGCCTTGCGGTGCTCGGCACCACCAGCGAAGCGAACTCACTCGATTTCGACGAGCGTAAAAGCCTGCTCGAAAAACTCGCAGCCTCCGGCATCGACCCAGCGCGGCTCCTGCCCGGCACGGGCGCTTCTTCTTTCGGCGACGCGGTGAAGCTGACGAAGCACGCCGCCGAACTCGGCGTGAAGGGTTCGTTGCTATTGCCGCCGTTCTATTACAAGGGCGTCACCGACGAGGGCCTGTTCGACTTCGTTTCCGAAGTCATCGCGCGCGTGAACAACAAGCGCCTGCAAATTTATCTCTACAACTTCCCGCAGCAGACCGGTCTGGTGTGGTCGCTGCCTCTGATCCAGCGCCTGCGCGAGGCGCTCCCCGAAACCGTCGTCGGCATCAAGGACAGTTCGGGCGACGTCGCGTATCTGAACGCGCTTCTGGAAAACCTTCCGGGCTTTTCGATCTTCCCCTCCTCCGAGTCGCTGCTGGTCGAAGCGATGGGCAAGGGCGCGGCCGGTTGCATCTCCGCCACCGCGAACACGCATGTGAAGGAAATCCGCGCGCTGTTCGATGGCTGGAAGTCGCCGGACATCGCAAGCAAGCATCAGCGCGCCGATACGATCCGCAAGCTGATCGCGTCGTATCCGCTGATCTCAGCGGTCAAGGCCGTGCTGGCGCAGCGCTACGATCACCGCGGCTGGGAGCGGGTACGGCCGCCGCTGGTACCGCTCACGCCCGCGCAACGCGACGAACTGCGCCAGCGTCTCGCGGCAATCGAGAACACCTGA
- a CDS encoding malonyl-CoA synthase has product MNYLYDALRGGARDDAKTLIELSDGSTRSYGDVFALAEKISSHLIRCGAQPGDRVAVQVEKSWQSLALYLGCVRAGAVFLPLNTAYPLAELEYFLGDAEPRVVVCKPENEEGVRALAKKLGVARVETLGTGGDGTLLANVADAPDVETVARGASDLAAILYTSGTTGRSKGAMLSQDNLLSNAQVLKDYWRFTGKDVLLHALPIYHTHGLFVATNVVLLAHASMIFLSKFDANEVMRLMPKATSMMGVPTFYVRLVEHPGLTREATKHMRLFVSGSAPLLAETHRAFSELTGHALLERYGMTETNMNTSNPYDGDRVPGTVGFPLPGVSLRIADAETGKVLPQGEIGVIEVKGPNVFGGYWRMPEKTAAEFRADGFFITGDVGKIDERGYVHIVGRAKDLVISGGFNVYPKEVEGEIDAITGVVESAVIGVPHPDLGEGVTAVVVRAKDSTLAEADVLAALEGRLAKFKQPKRVFFADDLPRNAMGKVQKNVLRETYGKTYSKNVA; this is encoded by the coding sequence ATGAACTATCTCTATGACGCACTCCGCGGCGGCGCACGCGACGACGCCAAGACCCTGATCGAACTCTCCGACGGCAGCACCCGCAGCTATGGCGACGTGTTTGCACTGGCGGAAAAAATCTCCTCGCACCTGATCCGCTGCGGCGCGCAGCCGGGCGACCGTGTCGCCGTGCAAGTCGAGAAATCGTGGCAGAGCCTCGCGCTCTACCTCGGTTGTGTGCGCGCGGGCGCGGTATTCCTGCCGCTGAACACCGCCTATCCGCTCGCCGAACTGGAATATTTCCTCGGCGATGCCGAGCCTCGCGTCGTGGTCTGCAAACCGGAGAACGAGGAAGGCGTGCGCGCGCTCGCGAAGAAACTCGGCGTGGCGCGGGTGGAGACGCTCGGCACCGGCGGCGACGGCACGCTGCTCGCGAATGTCGCGGATGCGCCGGACGTCGAAACGGTTGCGCGCGGGGCAAGCGACCTCGCGGCCATTCTCTATACATCGGGCACGACCGGGCGCTCGAAAGGCGCGATGCTATCGCAAGACAACCTGCTCTCGAACGCGCAGGTGCTGAAAGACTACTGGCGCTTCACCGGGAAGGACGTGCTGCTGCACGCGCTGCCGATCTACCACACGCATGGGCTGTTCGTTGCGACCAACGTGGTCCTGCTGGCCCATGCGTCGATGATCTTCCTGTCGAAATTCGACGCCAATGAAGTCATGCGCCTGATGCCGAAGGCGACCTCGATGATGGGCGTTCCGACATTCTATGTCCGTCTCGTCGAACATCCGGGGCTGACGCGCGAAGCGACGAAGCACATGCGCCTGTTCGTTTCCGGCTCCGCGCCGCTGCTCGCGGAAACGCATCGCGCATTCTCGGAACTGACCGGCCACGCGTTGCTTGAGCGCTACGGCATGACCGAAACCAACATGAATACGTCGAACCCCTATGACGGCGACCGCGTGCCCGGCACGGTCGGTTTCCCGTTGCCCGGCGTGAGCCTGCGCATCGCGGATGCCGAAACCGGGAAAGTCCTGCCGCAGGGCGAGATCGGCGTGATCGAAGTCAAAGGCCCGAATGTGTTCGGCGGCTACTGGCGCATGCCGGAGAAGACCGCAGCGGAATTCCGCGCGGACGGCTTCTTCATCACCGGCGACGTCGGCAAGATTGACGAGCGTGGCTACGTCCATATCGTCGGCCGCGCGAAAGACCTCGTCATCTCCGGCGGATTCAACGTCTACCCGAAGGAAGTCGAAGGCGAGATCGACGCGATTACGGGCGTGGTCGAATCCGCCGTGATCGGCGTGCCGCATCCCGACCTCGGCGAAGGCGTGACCGCCGTCGTGGTGCGCGCGAAGGATTCAACGCTCGCGGAAGCCGATGTGCTGGCCGCGCTCGAAGGCAGGCTCGCGAAGTTCAAACAGCCGAAACGCGTGTTCTTCGCCGACGACCTGCCCCGCAATGCGATGGGCAAGGTGCAAAAGAACGTTTTGCGCGAGACCTACGGCAAGACTTATTCGAAGAACGTCGCGTAG
- a CDS encoding crotonase/enoyl-CoA hydratase family protein, translating into MSNAALPAALNALPNSLRVSLDGEIAILKLSRAEKRNALNEDIVRGLQHFFENVPASVKAVVIHGDGEHFSAGLDLSDLTETNFTSGFHHSRMWHHAFERIEFGPVPVVSVLHGAVVGGGLELACSTHVRVAEPSAFYALPEGSRGIFVGGGGSVRIPRLIGTAKTMDMMLTGRVFNAEDGQQIGISNYLVANGEGLAKGVELAKRIANNAPLTNFAITQVMPRIAEFDTAGGYVVEAMISSVASSDPEAKERLRAFLEKRGPKVVR; encoded by the coding sequence ATGAGCAATGCCGCTCTACCCGCTGCGTTAAACGCTTTGCCGAATTCGTTGCGTGTCTCGCTTGATGGCGAGATCGCGATCCTCAAACTCTCGCGCGCAGAGAAACGCAACGCATTGAACGAGGATATTGTCCGCGGCCTTCAGCACTTCTTCGAGAACGTGCCCGCCAGTGTGAAGGCGGTCGTGATCCACGGTGACGGAGAACATTTCTCCGCGGGTCTCGATCTGTCCGATCTCACGGAAACCAATTTCACTTCCGGTTTTCATCATTCGCGGATGTGGCATCACGCGTTCGAGCGGATCGAGTTCGGACCGGTACCGGTGGTTTCCGTTCTGCATGGCGCGGTCGTCGGCGGCGGGCTGGAGCTTGCCTGCTCGACGCATGTCCGCGTCGCCGAGCCCTCCGCGTTCTACGCGTTACCGGAAGGAAGCCGCGGCATCTTCGTTGGCGGCGGCGGTTCGGTGCGTATTCCGCGTCTGATCGGCACCGCGAAGACGATGGACATGATGCTGACGGGGCGAGTGTTCAACGCGGAAGACGGCCAGCAGATCGGCATCTCAAATTATCTGGTGGCGAACGGCGAGGGCCTCGCGAAAGGCGTCGAGCTTGCGAAACGCATCGCAAACAATGCGCCGCTCACCAATTTCGCGATCACGCAGGTCATGCCGCGCATTGCGGAATTCGACACGGCCGGCGGCTATGTGGTCGAGGCGATGATTTCGTCCGTTGCTTCCTCCGACCCGGAAGCGAAGGAACGCCTGCGCGCATTTCTGGAAAAGCGCGGACCGAAAGTGGTCCGCTGA
- a CDS encoding MarR family transcriptional regulator, whose protein sequence is MASGKANKTEDANGKVDLGDLPTLSGYMLRRAQFAAFNDFLRFFDDLGIRPVHYGVMTVIDSNPGLKQSQISEALGIKRANLVAILDTLERRGIAKREAVATDRRSYALRLTEKGASLMKEMRVRAIEHEERIAGVIGEEGRKQLLKLLHGVVEAIGPGDEDGGG, encoded by the coding sequence ATGGCATCGGGTAAAGCGAACAAAACAGAAGACGCCAACGGTAAGGTCGATCTCGGCGACCTGCCCACGCTTTCCGGCTACATGCTGCGCCGCGCGCAATTCGCTGCCTTCAACGATTTCCTGCGCTTCTTCGACGACCTCGGCATCCGCCCGGTGCATTACGGCGTGATGACCGTGATCGACTCCAATCCCGGCCTCAAACAATCGCAGATTTCGGAAGCGCTCGGCATCAAGCGCGCCAATCTCGTCGCCATTCTCGATACGCTGGAGCGACGCGGGATCGCGAAACGCGAAGCGGTCGCCACCGACCGCCGTTCCTATGCGCTTCGGCTCACCGAGAAAGGCGCGTCGCTGATGAAAGAAATGCGCGTGCGCGCCATCGAGCACGAAGAAAGAATCGCGGGCGTGATCGGCGAGGAAGGCCGCAAACAGCTTCTGAAATTACTGCATGGCGTGGTCGAGGCGATCGGCCCCGGCGACGAGGATGGCGGCGGCTAG